A section of the Etheostoma cragini isolate CJK2018 chromosome 12, CSU_Ecrag_1.0, whole genome shotgun sequence genome encodes:
- the LOC117954864 gene encoding desmoplakin-like isoform X2, giving the protein MNMYGSNPRLASAGQRSNSRQDLLNMTTLGRNDVFVGGNGFQGDYQGQGTTYTSFSRSSMQGGGAPKAQVLAMGAGGGGGMNVQVIQQKALFLTSQCQDFLQRANMIFQGGGPAVEVDQLLIMAAETMEQMKVYGRELQQMRIPSDIFRSLEQFQHMHGDLQQQLVSSRTIRRNRGSVGSLEGGRIFNDAVAWITQQKRMIETAPWGDDAETIEKQILNQNKNHSSIQRSQEVDRARDELRGDKYNLSILEQEWESLQKMSHSRVVQLRELKDIIGEISRAIMWVNEREEEELMFDWGDKNIDQYIPRKQESYSGLMRDLEEKEKELNKLKVKADGLVNNNHPASDKIEAYMDTLQTQWSWLLQITKCIHVHLKENAAYSQFFKEANETYAKLQKECEAIRNKYTCDKNTPLDNLTDLLKNLEKDKERVMENKRQVQSLVNKSKTIVRLKPRNPEEKISSSVIVQALCDFKQDQIGILKGNEGILKDNSQRSKWLVTGPGGMDMLIPSVCLLIPPPNPLSIGLANKNEQYYEAIMSIWNQLYINIKSLISWQYCLKDVNYINSLTVSMLAKMRPDEYRNIIKRLETHYQEFMRTSQGSELFGEEEKKTIQGQFDKAQTYYDTLIIQLPAHKDEGVKPDNVKPPTPPASSTISLTLLNSLQELRRRLELAESGLTSHLHVPLGDNSVHECSVHIQKLQTVHQDLDSIHDEYLRLREKILKQLEGIPADSEHAKFLRSELEIINQKLGGLQGLYPAYLQRLSARKALLQSLLQAEDIIKVNEARLTEKETTSLDLREVEKYRSTLKQMKSDLEQKRDLLTAMESDLAKAVHWNGQISAPFHKCDVDLSKFSDLVGQMSDRWRRIQTQIESRVWDLEKQEKQLNHYQQSSTQLEQWIDNARKRQDTLQAVKLSNIQTLMDHLNQQKALHTEIKGKKEKVEVVQKNADTCASSIKDYELQLASYGSGLETLLNIPIKRTMLQSPASVVRQEAADLQSNYIELLTRSSDYYKFLGELLKNMEELKIRNTKIEMLEEELKRLKDDIQDRNQKNKSLEDALARCKLDLTQSREQLISMEEVKRTTAIQVSVTKESLDSTHNQLQDLNDQLTRIKYQLDEEKRKRVLAEERYTSQQEEYEAALRRRQKEQEEFNWTKIDLEKSVKDKDHELQRMKILLDEEATRRRNAESEMSKVRSQCTQEVNQLKQTYETQIHVTKSTILKASQQKEEDTAGLRLQVDRLTAEKKDLEEELRRLRQSIAHTEEQKSRAEQEASQQRASVVQETRMRSELEIQLRTLMQQGGQDELKLKEAIKNNQEKSRQISMLTFNLEEEGKKRRALELEINHLKQAEADLKAKNTSYLESINKLKVYEQEINITRVQLEKQTSEKSQTEQNSVRLQSRIRELQCSLDGMEAELEKQKKTAQEDFTRRKRMEAELERMTHTCREHTTTISTLKSIQLETSTSGRKYEQDISALQEALDKSLKEHKVTKQELAAVIAELRTLKQKLQQEQARTHELNQRNESLYKTIEEKSRQLNEYITEIEKQKTLTQNLTKERLRLEEELRTVRQERDELKLSKATIDGESATQISALHVQLQSSTKKTAELQALINDLTKEREKLKLETDKFQKQSIETSMMVHESQSQYSELLLQRDSLLSKLKLLEQDKTRQQRIEEELSRIKLTLETELRNKQRLQEEKNAALKDFNYMKSQYELRDSHIRQFESDRDKAERDRLSLKNEIERLMREVKSVEERYKSRLLISEKEASELALKRDALEREIHRLQQRPSAQAKQTQTDEKVPTIDPSKLIFDGVRSKVTAHQLCDCNIISKATLDQLLKGKKSVDEVAVDIQPSLKGTGIIAGMTSASQGKMPFTKAKNKNLLSRESALMLLEAQAATGYIVDPAFNEKMPVDTACSRGIVDTEDRDTLVTAEAASTGFKDPYTGKVLSVGQACKQGRVDKVTAIRLLQAQESVGGILDPVLSVFLPIDQALDRNLIDEELYRALAKKPTCYLEPATGQKISYNDLRKTCMVEPVSGLLLLQEKPSQEKPMTVKGLRGEVAVSDLVNSDLLDETDLAKLKEGKLTSREIEDKLKSYLYGSTCIAGIYDEANDHVMPLYQAMKEGLLMRGTTLELLEAQAASGFIVDPVNNVFLTVEEASKRGLIGKEFKNKLLSAEKAVTGYTDPSTGMTISLFQAIEKDLIEKGHGIRLLEAQIASGGIIDPKESHRIDVAVAYKRGYFDKEMNEILTYEGDDTKGFFDPNTKENLTYLQLKDRCITDRKTGLILLPLKDKKKPQKSQESRTNILRKRRVVIVDPDTGLEMSVREAYHRELIDYDTFLELSEQECEWEEITIKGSDGSARLVIVDRKTGTQYDIQDCLERGVIDQKSLDQYRGGTLTLTEIADRITSRTSSTEMTIAAINVDDMVTCSTPTQGAPSSPTVRKRFNSISITVSPPDMFDDQSPVAAIFDTETLEKITLSEALRRGIVDTITAQRLLEAQASTGGIINPATGERLSLQDAVHQGIIDESMSAKLKPAQKAYVGFEDVKTKRKMSAAEAVKETWLPYEAGQRFLEFQYLTGGLIEPGTERRITIKEAIRRGWLDGQGAQKLQDSQNHQKNLTCPKTKLKISYKEAMDSCMVEESNGMKMLQASSMSTKGISSPYNVSNPGSRSGSRAGSLAGSRNGSRRGSVDYSSTYSYSFSSSSTNFSSNTLS; this is encoded by the exons ATGAATATGTACGGCTCGAACCCTAGACTGGCCAGCGCGGGCCAGAGAAGTAACTCGCGACAAGATTTACTGAATATGACGACTTTAGGTCGAAACGACGTGTTCGTCGGTGGGAACGGATTCCAGGGAGATTACCAAGGCCAGGGCACCACCTACACCTCCTTCTCCCGGTCCTCCATGCAAGGCGGGGGGGCACCGAAAGCTCAAGTCCTCGCCATGGGTGCGGGCGGAGGCGGTGGAATGAA TGTCCAGGTAATTCAGCAAAAAGCTTTGTTCCTGACAAGCCAGTGCCAGGATTTCCTGCAGAGAGCCAATATGATATTCCAGGGT GGGGGGCCAGCCGTGGAGGTAGACCAACTGTTGATCATGGCTGCAGAAACCATGGAGCAGATGAAGGTCTATGGCAGAGAGCTGCAGCAAATGCGAATACCTAGTGACATCTTCAGAAG CTTAGAACAGTTCCAGCACATGCATGGTGATTTGCAACAGCAATTAGTCAGTAGCAGGACCATACGACGGAACAGAGGCAGCGTGGGTTCCCTCGAGGGGGGGAGGATCTTTAATGATGCCGTGGCTTGGATTACCCAACAGAAG CGCATGATTGAGACAGCTCCATGGGGAGATGATGCCGAAAccatagaaaaacaaatcttaaaccaaaacaaaaaccacaGCTCTATCCAGAGGAGCCAAGAAGTAGACCGTGCCAGAGATGAACTC AGAGGCGACAAGTACAACCTTTCCATCCTGGAACAAGAATGGGAAAGCTTACAG AAAATGTCCCACAGCCGTGTGGTTCAGCTGCGAGAGCTTAAGGACATCATCGGGGAGATCTCGCGAGCCATCATGTGGgtgaatgagagagaggaggaagagcttATGTTTGACTGGGGAGACAAGAACATCGACCAGTATATCCCTAGGAAGCAAGAGAGCTATTCA GGGCTGATGAGGGacctggaggagaaagagaaggagctAAACAAGCTCAAAGTGAAAGCCGATGGACTTGTGAACAACAACCACCCTGCCTCAGATAAGATTGAA GCCTACATGGACACCTTACAGACCCAGTGGAGCTGGCTGCTGCAGATCACCAAGTGTATCCATGTTCATTTGAAAGAGAATGCTGCCTACAGCCAA TTTTTCAAGGAGGCCAATGAGACATATGCAAAGCTGCAGAAGGAGTGTGAGGCCATCCGAAACAAGTACACGTGCGACAAGAACACCCCACTGGATAACCTCACCGATCTCCTGAAAAACCTAGAG AAAGATAAGGAGCGAGTCATGGAGAATAAGAGGCAGGTCCAAAGTCTGGTCAACAAATCTAAGACCATCGTCAGGCTGAAACCTCGCAACCCTGAGGAAAAGATCAGCAGCTCTGTCATTGTACAGGCCTTATGTGACTTTAAACAAGACCAG ATAGGGATTTTAAAAGGGAATGAGGGCATCCTGAAGGATAACTCGCAGCGCAGCAAGTGGCTTGTGACGGGACCTGGAGGTATGGACATGTTGATTCCTTCTGTGTGTCTGCTGATCCCCCCACCAAACCCGCTCAGCATCGGCCTCGCCAACAA GAATGAGCAGTATTATGAAGCCATCATGAGCATCTGGAATCAGCTCTACATCAACATCAAGAGTCTCATCTCATGGCAATACTGCCTCAAAGATGTGAATTACATCAACTCCCTCACCGTCAGCATG CTGGCTAAGATGCGTCCCGACGAGTACCGCAATATCATCAAAAGACTGGAGACTCACTACCAAGAGTTCATGCGTACCAGCCAAGGTTCTGAGCTGTTtggggaagaggagaagaaaaccaTACAGGGCCAGTTTGATAAAGCCCAAACCTACTATGATACATTGATTATCCAGCTGCCTGCTCACA AGGACGAAGGGGTGAAGCCTGACAATGTCAAGCCTCCGA CTCCCCCAGCCAGTTCTACCATCAGCCTTACCCTGCTCAACAGTCTGCAAGAACTTCGACGCAGGCTGGAGCTGGCTGAGTCCGGTCTCACCAGTCATTTACACGTCCCCCTGGGGGACAACAGTGTGCATGAGTGCTCAGTGCACATCCAGAAGCTGCAG ACTGTGCACCAAGACTTGGACTCCATTCATGACGAGTACCTGCGACTAAGAGAAAAGATTTTAAAGCAGCTAGAGGGGATACCTGCAGACTCTGAGCATGCCAAGTTTCTCCGCTCTGAACTAGAAATTATCAACCAAAAACTAGGAGGCCTGCAAGGTCTCTACCCAGCCTACCTTCAAAG GCTGTCGGCTCGTAAGGCCTTGCTCCAGAGCCTACTCCAGGCTGAAGAtatcattaaagtcaatgaggCCCGGCTGACAGAGAAGGAGACCACCTCTCTGGACCTTCGAGAGGTGGAAAAATATCGGAGCACGCTAAAG CAAATGAAGAGTGATCTGGAGCAAAAACGAGACCTGCTGACAGCTATGGAGTCTGACCTGGCTAAAGCAGTGCACTGGAATGGTCAAATCTCTGCACCCTTCCACAAGTGTGACGTGGACTTGTCCAAGTTCTCGGACTTGGTGGGTCAGATGTCTGACCGCTGGCGCCGCATCCAAACCCAGATTGAGAGCAG agTGTGGGACTTGGAGAAGCAGGAAAAACAGCTGAATCATTATCAGCAGAGCAGCACTCAGCTGGAACAGTGGATAGACAATGCCAGGAAGCGCCAGGACACCCTTCAGGCAGTTAAACTCAGCAACATCCAGACTCTAATGGACCACCTCAACCAACAGAAG GCACTTCacactgaaattaaaggaaagaaggagaaagtAGAGGTTGTGCAGAAAAACGCAGACACATGTGCTTCCTCCATAAAG gacTATGAGCTGCAGCTGGCTTCTTATGGTTCAGGCCTGGAAACTCTACTTAATATTCCTATCAAGAGAACAATGTTGCAGTCCCCTGCTTCTGTGGTCAGACAAGAG GCGGCTGACCTCCAGTCTAACTACATAGAGCTACTCACCCGCTCTAGTGACTACTACAAGTTCCTTGGGGAGCTACTGAAGAACATGGAAGAGCTAAAG ATCAGGAACACCAAGATCGAGATGCTGGAGGAGGAACTAAAGCGTCTGAAGGACGACATCCAGGACCGTaaccagaaaaacaaatctcttgAGGATGCTTTGGCCCGCTGTAAGCTGGATCTCACTCAATCGCGAGAACAGCTCATTTCTATGGAGGAAGTGAAGAGAACCACAGCAATACAAGTCAGCGTTACCAAGGAGAGCCTGGACAGCACACACAACCAGCTTCAAGATCTCAACGACCAGCTGACTCGCATTAAATACCAGCTGGatgaagagaaaaggaaacGAGTATTGGCCGAGGAACGCTACACCAGCCAGCAGGAAGAGTATGAGGCGGCTCTTCGCCGCAGACAGAAAGAACAGGAAGAATTTAACTGGACCAAAATTGACCTGGAAAAGTCTGTGAAAGACAAGGACCATGAACTGCAGAGGATGAAGATACTGCTAGACGAGGAAGCGACTCGTCGACGAAACGCTGAATCAGAAATGTCAAAGGTAAGATCACAGTGCACCCAGGAGGTTAATCAACTTAAGCAGACATACGAGACACAGATCCACGTTACCAAGTCCACAATCCTAAAAGCCTCAcagcagaaagaagaagacacaGCAGGACTGAGACTGCAAGTTGACAGACTCACTGCCGAGAAGAAAGATCTAGAGGAGGAGCTGAGGAGACTGAGGCAGTCCATTGCTCACACAGAAGAGCAgaaaagcagagcagagcaggagGCCAGCCAGCAGAGGGCCTCAGTGGTGCAAGAAACAAGGATGCGCAGCGAGTTGGAGATTCAGCTGAGAACACTCATGCAGCAGGGAGGACAGGATGAGCTCAAACTGAAGGAGGCCATCAAAAACAATCAGGAGAAATCCAGGCAGATCAGCATGCTAACCTTTaacctggaggaggaggggaaaaagaggagagcTCTGGAATTGGAAATCAATCACCTGAAACAGGCTGAGGCAGACCTGAAGGCAAAGAACACCTCCTATCTGGAGTCCATTAACAAGCTTAAAGTGTATGAGCAAGAGATCAACATCACCCGAGTACAGCTGGAAAAGCAGACCAGTGAGAAATCCCAGACTGAGCAGAATTCTGTCAGGCTGCAGAGCCGCATCCGAGAACTTCAGTGCTCTCTGGATGGAATGGAAGCGGAGTTGGAGAAGCAAAAGAAGACAGCCCAGGAGGACTTCACACGTAGAAAGAGAATGGAGGCAGAGTTGGAGAGGATGACACATACTTGCAGAGAGCACACCACCACAATTAGCACACTGAAGTCTATCCAGCTAGAGACTTCCACCTCTGGAAGGAAGTATGAGCAGGACATCAGTGCCCTCCAGGAGGCTTTGGACAAGAGTCTGAAGGAGCATAAAGTCACCAAGCAAGAACTGGCAGCTGTCATTGCTGAGCTAAGGACACTTAAACAGAAACTCCAGCAGGAACAGGCTCGGACACATGAGCTCAACCAACGCAATGAGAGCCTGTATAAGACCATTGAGGAGAAGAGCCGCCAGCTTAACGAATACATTACCGAGATTGAAAAGCAGAAGACTCTGACACAGAACCTGACCAAGGAGAGACTGAGGTTGGAGGAGGAGCTGAGGACAGTTAGACAGGAGAGAGATGAGCTAAAGCTTAGCAAAGCCACTATTGATGGAGAGAGTGCCACTCAGATCTCAGCCTTGCATGTCCAGCTTCAGAGTAGCACCAAGAAGACAGCCGAGCTCCAGGCTCTCATCAATGACCTGAccaaggagagagaaaagcttAAATTGGAAACAGACAAATTCCAAAAGCAATCAATCGAG ACATCCATGATGGTGCATGAATCCCAAAGCCAATACagtgagctgctgctgcagagggaCAGTTTGCTATCTAAGCTTAAACTGCTGGAGCAGGACAAGACTCGTCAGCAGCGCATAGAAGAGGAACTCAGCCGCATCAAGCTGACACTAGAGACTGAGCTCCGCAACAAACAGCGGCTGCAGGAGGAAAAGAATGCTGCCCTCAAGGATTTCAACTACATGAAGAGCCAGTACGAGCTGAGAGACAGCCACATTAGGCAGTTTGAATCAGACAGAGACAAGGCTGAACGAGACAGGCTCTCCCTGAAGAATGAAATTGAGAGGCTCATGAGGGAGGTAAAGAGTGTAGAGGAGAGGTACAAAAGTCGTCTGTTGATCTCTGAAAAGGAGGCATCAGAACTGGCTCTCAAGAGAGATGCcctggagagagagatacaCAGGCTGCAGCAGAGACCCAGCGCTCAGGCCAAGCAGACCCAGACAGATGAGAAGGTCCCAACAATCGATCCATCCAAGCTGATATTTGATGGGGTGCGCAGCAAAGTCACAGCCCACCAGCTTTGTGACTGTAATATAATCAGTAAAGCCACGCTAGACCAGCTCCTAAAGGGAAAAAAGAGCGTGGATGAGGTAGCTGTGGACATCCAGCCCAGTCTTAAGGGTACCGGCATCATTGCTGGCATGACATCTGCTTCTCAAGGGAAAATGCCATTCACTAAAGCAAAAAACAAGAATCTCCTCAGCCGAGAGAGTGCCCTAATGCTCCTGGAAGCTCAAGCTGCAACAGGCTACATAGTGGACCCtgcatttaatgaaaaaatgccTGTGGATACTGCCTGCTCAAGAGGGATTGTAGACACAGAAGACAGAGACACCTTGGTGACAGCTGAAGCAGCTAGCACGGGCTTCAAAGATCCATACACTGGCAAAGTATTATCTGTGGGCCAGGCTTGCAAACAGGGCCGCGTAGACAAAGTCACAGCCATCCGCTTGCTCCAGGCTCAGGAGTCTGTTGGAGGCATATTAGACCCTGTTCTGAGTGTGTTCCTTCCAATAGATCAGGCTTTGGATCGCAATCTTATTGATGAGGAGCTCTACAGGGCTTTGGCCAAAAAACCCACCTGCTACCTGGAGCCAGCGACAGGACAGAAGATAAGCTATAATGACTTAAGGAAAACGTGTATGGTGGAACCTGTTTCTGGCTTGCTTCTACTCCAAGAAAAGCCAAGTCAAGAAAAGCCCATGACAGTAAAGGGTCTCCGTGGTGAAGTCGCTGTTAGTGACCTTGTCAACTCTGACCTGCTGGATGAAACTGATTTGGCGAAGCTCAAAGAGGGCAAGCTCACCAGCAGAGAAATTGAAGACAAGCTAAAGTCTTATCTATATGGCTCTACCTGCATTGCAGGGATCTATGATGAGGCCAATGACCACGTAATGCCTTTGTATCAGGCAATGAAGGAAGGCCTGCTCATGAGAGGAACCACCCTGGAGCTTCTTGAGGCCCAAGCTGCTTCTGGCTTTATTGTTGATCCAgtcaacaatgtgtttttgacaGTAGAGGAGGCCTCAAAGAGAGGCCTGATAGGAAAGGAGTTCAAGAATAAGCTGCTGTCTGCGGAGAAGGCAGTAACTGGATACACAGACCCATCTACAGGAATGACAATATCTCTCTTCCAGGCTATTGAAAAAGACCTTATTGAGAAAGGTCATGGAATCCGCCTTCTTGAGGCCCAAATTGCCAGCGGTGGGATTATTGACCCCAAAGAGAGCCACCGTATTGATGTTGCTGTTGCATATAAAAGGGGATACTTTGATAAAGAGATGAATGAGATCCTAACTTATGAAGGAGATGATACAAAAGGGTTCTTTGACCCTAATACTAAGGAAAACCTGACATATCTCCAACTTAAGGACAGGTGCATAACAGATCGCAAAACAGGCCTAATACTCCTGCCACTCAAAGATAAGAAGAAGCCCCAGAAGTCACAGGAGAGCCGTACCAACATCCTGCGCAAGAGACGAGTTGTGATCGTTGACCCAGACACTGGGCTGGAGATGTCAGTGAGGGAGGCCTATCACCGGGAGCTAATTGACTATGACACTTTCCTGGAGTTGTCGGAGCAGGAGTGCGAGTGGGAGGAAATAACTATTAAGGGGTCTGATGGCTCTGCACGTTTGGTGATAGTGGACAGGAAAACAGGAACCCAATATGACATCCAGGACTGCCTGGAACGCGGTGTCATTGACCAGAAGTCTTTGGATCAGTATCGTGGCGGAACGCTAACCTTGACGGAGATTGCTGACCGAATAACCAGCAGAACCAGCAGCACAGAGATGACCATTGCAGCCATCAACGTTGATGACATGGTCACCTGCAGCACTCCCACCCAGGGCGCACCATCTTCTCCCACCGTCCGTAAACGCTTCAACAGCATTTCAATCACTGTTTCTCCCCCTGACATGTTTGATGACCAGAGCCCTGTGGCAGCTATATTTGACACAGAGACCTTGGAGAAAATCACTTTGTCTGAAGCGCTCCGCAGAGGCATAGTTGACACTATTACAGCACAGAGGCTACTGGAGGCCCAGGCAAGCACAGGTGGTATTATCAACCCTGCCACTGGTGAGAGATTGTCACTGCAGGATGCTGTCCATCAAGGTATCATTGATGAAAGCATGAGCGCTAAGCTGAAACCAGCCCAGAAAGCCTATGTTGGTTTTGAGGATGTGAAGACTAAAAGAAAGATGTCCGCTGCAGAGGCAGTGAAGGAGACATGGTTGCCCTATGAAGCTGGCCAAAGATTTTTGGAGTTTCAGTACCTGACAGGAGGCCTGATAGAGCCTGGCACTGAACGTCGCATCACCATTAAAGAGGCTATCCGCAGAGGTTGGCTAGATGGCCAAGGGGCCCAGAAGCTTCAGGATTCACAGAATCACCAGAAGAACCTGACCTGTCCCaagacaaaactgaaaatctCCTACAAGGAAGCCATGGACAGCTGCATGGTGGAAGAAAGCAATGGTATGAAGATGCTGCAGGCCTCCTCAATGTCCACCAAGGGAATCAGCAGCCCTTACAATGTTTCTAACCCAGGGTCACGCTCTGGGTCCAGGGCTGGATCCCTAGCCGGTTCCAGGAATGGATCTCGTAGAGGCAGTGTGGATTACTCCTCCACTTACAGCTATAGCTTCTCGTCCAGCAGTACCAACTTCAGCTCTAACACTCTCTCTTAA